DNA from Amorphoplanes friuliensis DSM 7358:
GATGTAAACCGTGGCGTTCGCGGTCTGGACGTTGCCGCAGACGACCGAGGCGTCGTTGACCTTGAAGTCGGAGCCACTGCCCTTGATCGTGACCGAGCCACCCTCGATGGTCTTGTGGGTGCCGGCCAGCTCAGCCGGGGTGAGCTTTCCCTCGACGACGTGGTAGGTGAGGATGCTGGTCAGGGTCTTGTTGTCGGCCAGCACCTTGTCGAGGTCGGCCTTCGGGATCTTGCCGAACGCGTCGTTGGTCGGCGCGAAGACCGTCAGGGCCGGAGCGGTGTTCAGGGTGTCGACCAGGCCGGCCTTCTTGACCGCGGTGACGAGCGTCGACAGCAGCGGGTTGCCCGAGGCGGCCGTGGCCACCGGGACCTGCGACATGGCGTCGAAGCTGCCCGGGTTGGACGCGTCCGTCGGGACAGCGGCACAGCCGGCGCCGAAGTTCGCCATCGAGTCCGAGGCCGGCATGCTCGGCGCGGCGGACGCGGTGGTCGTCGCCGGGGCGGCGGAACCGGTGTCCTCGGCGGCGTCGTCGCCACCACAGGCCGCCAGCGAGGCGGAGAACAGGAGGGCGGCGGTCAGTGCGGTGAACTTGGTGGCACGCATGATGGTGTTCCCCTTCGGAAGCGGACGTCACGGGATCTTCGTGACGAAAGGTCGTGCGGATGGGCGCACGGAAGCGCCTTTTTGCGGTGGTGTGCGGTAGTGCTCGGTCAGCGGCGGCCGACAGCCGTCAGCGCCAGACCGAAGGCGAGATAAAAAGCGATGTCGGCGCCGTTGGGCGTGACACCCGGCGCGCCGGCCAGGCCGGCGACACCCAGGCCGAGAAAGGTGAGCCCGGCTGTGGTGGCGGTGACCCGCGCCGGGCGCGGGCCGAGGATCGCGGCGGAGACCAGTGCGGTTCCCACCGCCAGGTGGAACATGTTGTGCGGCAGGGTCACCTGCAGCAGGCCGAGCAGGGATCCCCTGCCGACCGCCAGGCAACCGGCGAGCCCGACGATCACCAGTGCGACGCCGAGGCCGAGGGCTGCGGGACCGGTGAGGTCCCGCGTCCTCTCAACCACTCTGCGCCGCGTGTCCGTGACCATCAGATTCTCCGTTTCACCCCGAAGTGTTTCTTATAGGGGATTCGGAGTGGTCCAACGATCGGACTGGTCCTAGGTCAGGGGAACTTGTGCAACGATCTGGGTCATGGTCGGCGCGGCCGAACCACCGGCCGGCTCCACCGAGACCGCAAAGGTGTCGTTACCAGGGACTCCGTCCAGAACCTGGACGGTCGAGGCCTCCCCCGCCGGCAGGACTCCGGCGTTGACCGCCGGGCCCGTGCCACGGATCTTCCACATCTGGAACGCACGATCGGCGGACGGCGCGGTGTCGGCCCGCAGCGAGACCACACTTGCACCCTGCACCGCGGACGAGGCCACGGTGACCCGGCCTCCGCCGGTCATCGAGGCCGTGCGGACGACCAGGTCCGAGGCGGACAGGATCGATTCGGTACGCGCCTCGCGCAGCTGGGCCGCGGCCACCACAGCACTACGGTCGCGGACACGCTGCTCCTGCACCGCCCACGAGGTTGCACCCGCACCGGCGGCGAGGATGCCCGCCGCGACCGCTCCCGCGGTGTACCGCCGCCAGCGCGACACCGCCGCGCGGGAGTCCGGCTCGGGCCGGGCCGACTCGGCGGGCGGCAGCTGACGGGTCCGGCCGACCGCGGCCAGCACGTCCGTGCGCAGCCGCGGCGGCGGGATCGACCAGGTGCTGTCGGCCAGCCGGGCGGCCGTCTCGCGAAGCTCGTCGAGCTCGCTGCGGCAGCCCTCGCAGTCGGCGACGTGGCGCTCGAAGGCGACCCGTTCGAGGTCGTCGACGGCGTCCAGCGCGTAAGCGCCGACCAGGGCGTGAATGTCGGTGGTCATCATGCGGTCACCTCCACACCCAGGCAGTCGCGCAGGCGGATCAGGCCGTCGCGCATCCGGGTCTTGACCGTGGGCAGGGGGGTTTCGAGCAGATCGGCCACCTCGCGGTACGAGTGACCCTGGTAGTAGGCCAGCGTCACCGCCTGGCGTTGCAGCTCGGTCAGATCGTCGAGACAGTGCCGGACCTGCTGGCGTTCGAGCCGGCCCGCCACCTCGTCGACCACCTCGTCGTACGGGGTCTCGACGGAGGCGATGCCGACCTTCATGATGCGGTCGGCGGACGCCTGCTCGGCGCGGACCCGGTCGACCGCGCGGCGGTGCGCGATCGTGAAGATCCACGAGGTGGCCGAACCGCGGGCGGCGTCGAAACGGGCCGCCGTGCGCCACACCTCGACCAGCACCTCCTGGGCGACCTCCTCGGCCTGGGCCGGGTCGCGCAGCACGCGCCTGATCAGGCCGTACACCCGCGGGGCGACCAGGTCGTACAGTCGGCCGAAGGCAGGCTCGTCGCCGCGGGCGACCGCGCGCAGCAGCTCACCCACGTCGGTCGGTGGTCCGGCCGTCGGCTCGGGGACCGCCGAAAGGTGGTCCGGCCGGCGGGCAGCGCCGCGCTCCGTCATGGGGTCAGCCTCTCCGTTGCTCACGCAGATTCAACCCTCATTCGGCGCGGGCGGCTACGCGGATGGGTCGTACAACCCTTCGGCCCCGATCGCCGTCTACTGGTGGGACCGGCGATGAGGAGCGGGAATGGCGAACGGATCAGACGCGGAGTACACGGCGTACGTCCACGGCCGCGCCACGGCGCTGCGGCGTACCGCCTATCTGCTCTGCGGTGACGAGCACCAGGCGGACGACCTGGTCCAGGAGACCATCACCAAGCTCTACGCCCGCTGGCCGAAGATCAGCCGGCAGGCCGAGAACCTCGACTCCTACGTCCACACGATCCTCGTGCGCATCTTCCTCGACGAAAAACGCCGCGGCTGGTGGAAGGTGCGGCTGGGCATACCCCCGGACCGTCCGGCGCCCGTCGTCCCGGCCCACGACGTCGAGGAACGGGCCGTCCTGCGGACCGCCCTGTCGCAGGTACCGCCCCGCCAGCAGGCCGTCCTGGTCCTGCGATTCCTCTGCGACCAGCCCATCGCCGACGTTGCGCGGGTCCTGGGCTGCAGCGAGGGCACTGTCAAGAGCCAGACCGCGCACGGACTGACGGCCCTGCGCCGCATCCTCGGCGACCGCATCCACACCCTGGGGAGCATTCGGTGACCAAGCACCCGAACGACGACGACCGTTACGCCGTTGCACTGCTGCGCCCGCTGGCCTCCGAGCCGTCCGGCCCGGCCCGTCTCGACGTGTCCCGGGCCATGGCCGACGGCCGCCGGCGCCGGCGGTCCCGCTGGTGGGCCGGCGGCACCGCCGTCGTGGCCCTGACCGCGACCACCGCGGCCGGTGGCACGCTGGCCTTCTCCGCGATCGGCCGCCCGTCGCCGAAGCCACCGGTCACGATCGCCACGCCGACCCCCTCGGTCACCGCCGCCGCGCCGCCCGCCGGTCCGAAGAACTGCAAAGTCACCCGGCTGCCCACCGACGGCGCGAAGAAGGCCCTGGTCACGGCCGGTGACCCGAGCGGGCACTGGCTGGTCGGCCGCACCTATCCGCAGGGCCCCTCCCGGCCGTTCGTCGTGTGGAAGGACGGCAAGCTCGTCGCGACCGGCGAGACCAGCGGTGAGGACCAGAGCCTCGAGGACATCAACAGCAAGGGCGTCGCCGTCGGGTACAGCTTCGATCCCGGGGTGCGCCCGTACTCGTACCGGAACGGCAAGGTCACGGCGATGGCCGGCGGGGAAGCGGTACCGACCGCCATCAACGACGCCGGTGTGGTGGTCGGAGCGGTGGGCCCGCTCTACGAGGGCCGGCCGGTCCGCTGGAAGTCGGTCACCGCTGAGCCGGACCGGCTGCCGGTGCCCGCAGGCACGGAGTACGGCACCGCGACCGACATCGACGAGGACGGCACGATCCTCGGCACAGTCAGCGCGAAGAACAAGGAGGCCACGGGCTACCTGTGGCTGGCGGACGGAAGCACCCGCCGGATGCCGCTGCCGGTCGTCGACGGGGTGAAGTCGACCATGTTCTGGCCCGCGGCGATCCGCAACGGTGTGGTGGTCGGCCGCAGTGTCACGGATGCCGGGGACTCCCGCACGTTCGCCTATTTCCGCTATCGCCTCGACACCGGCCGGTACGAACGCCTGCCGGAGGGCTCCGGAGATCCGGCCCGGGTGGCCGCGAACGGGTGGGTGCTCGGCGAGGCCCAGCGCCCGGTGGTCACCACCGACAAGGGCGTGACCACCATGCTGCCGAAGTACGCCAAGGCGAAGGGCCGCCAGGACTACCTCGTGTCGAGTTTCAGTGATGACGGCAAGGTCGTCGGCGGTTACGCGATCGGCGACGACATCCAGAACCAGCCCCTGATGTGGCGCTGCAATTAGGCCGGCTTGACGGTCGTGCCGGTCCTGATCGACTCCGCCGCGGCGGCCAGGATCGTCACGACCTCGGTGCCGAAGGTGAGGTCCAGCGGCGACGCCGGGCCTCCCTTCGAGGCGCTGATCAGGTCGTCGACCGCACGGCCGAAGGCCTCGACCGGCAGCCACGGCACCGGCGGCACGGTGGCGACACCGGACTCGCCGAAGAAGGCCGCGTCCTCGCGTTCCAGGGCCTCCGGGGCGTCGACCGACAGCGTCAGGGTGCTGATCGCGCCGCTGGTGTGGCCGAGCAGCACGTGGGTCATGTCGCGGGCACCGGCCAGCGCGGTCACCTCGGCGACCGGACCCAGCACCGGCAGGATCAGCGCGAGCGCGTGCGGGCCGACGTCCCACAGGCCGCCGCCCTCCTTGCGCCACACCGACGCCCCGAACGGGTTGCCGGGCTGGAAGATCGAGCCGAGGTGGTCGATGCGCGCCTCCAGCCAGCCCTCGGTGGCCCGCACCTGCTCGATGAACTCCTGGATCTGCGGCATGAAGCGGCGGGTGAAGAACACCACACCGGCGACCTCGTGCTCCTTCGCCGCGGCGACGATCTCGTTCGCCGCCTCCGGGGTGAAGGCCACGGGCTTGTCGAGCAGCAGGTGCTTGCCCGCGCGGGCCGCACGCAGCGCGATGCCGGCCTGGATGTCCGGCGGCAGGGCCACCGCGATGGCGTCCACGTCCGCGATCAGGTCGTCGACCTCGGCGTACGGCTTGGCGCCGTGTTCCTGCGCCAGGGCTGCCGCCTTGGCCGGGTCGCGCCCCCACACGCCGACGAACTCGACGTCCGGGTGAGCCGCCAGCGCCGGGGCGTGCGCCAGATGCGCCCACGGTCCCGTACCGAAAAGTCCGAACCGCATGCTCGTGCCGCCTTCCGCTCCAGATCACACCCGGCCGAAAGCTAACACGCCGCCGCTGATCAGTACGCTGTGCCGGTGATGAACGGCCCGCTGTCGACCGCGACGATCGTCGTCGCCCTGCTGCTGGGGATCTGGTACCTGGTCCGCTCCGCGCTCGACCGCGCTCCCAGCAACACCGATCTGTGGGCCATGCTGGGCCTGAGCCTGCTCGTGGCCGTACTCGTGGTGGTCGCCGTTGTGGGACTCATCACGGGCGAGCGTCCCAGTGAGTGGTCGACCTTCGTGGGCTACCTGATCACCACCATCGCGTTTGCACCCGTCGGTTTTTACCTGGCCCGGCTCGAGCCGACCCGGTGGGGCACTCTGATCCTCGGCGTCGCCTGCCTGGTGCTGCCGGTCCTGGTGCTGCGGTTGCAGCAGATCGCGGAGGTCACCGGTGGCTGATCCGTCGCCCGCATCGACCAGGCCCCGGGACGCGGCCATCGGCACCGGCGCCGGCCGGGTGCTCCTCCTCGTGTACGGCATCTTCGCCCTGTCCGCGGGCGCCCGGGCCGGTGTGCAGATCGCCACGAAGTTCTCCGAGGCGCCGCTGGCGTTCCTGCTGTCAGCCTTTGCCGCGCTGGTCTATCTGGCCGCCACGGCCGGGCTCGCGATCGGCGGTGCCCGGGGCCGGATGATCGCGCTGACCAGCTGCTCGATCGAGCTGATCGGTGTGCTGGTCGTCGGCACCCTCAGCATCTTCGACCGGGAAGCCTTCCCGGACGCCACCGTGTGGTCGCAGTTCGGCAGCGGCTACGGGTACGTCCCGCTGGTCCTGCCGCTCATCGGCCTCTGGTGGCTCTGGCACAACCGCCCGCGTCCCTAACGGCTGCCGATCCAGCTCAGCTTCCCGGCGGCCGGTGAGCCGACGCCTTCGGCCAGGCGGGACAGCTGGACCTCGGGCAGCACACTCGACCGGACCGTCAGCAACCGGCCGCCGCCGAGGGTCACGACGAGGTAGGAAGTTCCGGTCGACGTCTTCACCAGTCGCGCGGGGCGACCGCCGACCAGACGCTCGCTGCCGCCCTTGGGCGCGGACGTCGCCGTGCCGACGCTGATCGAGACCTGGCCACTCGGCTCCCCAGGGTTCTTGCCCAGCTCCACGGTGCCGACCCAGTTCTGCGGGCCGGCGCCGTCCACCGTCCAGCCGACGACCTCCAGACCCGCTGAGAGCTCCGGGGTACGGAACGGGATCGGGAAGACCTCCTCATCGGCGCGCAGCGAGCGGGCGATGCGCAGCAGCGTTGATTTCGGCAGGGCCAGGTTGATCGTGCCGACGGCGAGCGTGTAACCACCGGACAACCAGGTGACCTGGTTGGCCTCGGGGACGTAGACCCCACGGCTGCCGGCGATGTCGACCTGCTCGCCGTTCTCCCCGTCCAGCGACCGCAGCGGATCGACGTTGAGGAAGACGAACCGGCGGTTCTTCGCGAGCGGAACGGTCAGGTCGTCGGGCGTCCAGACCCGGCTGGTGCCCCCCAGCCGGTTGTTCCGGTAGAACTCGGTGTACCCGTCCGGCAGCCAGCCCGGCTGATAGCGCAGCGCGACGTGCGCGGGTGGCAAGGGCACACTCACCGTCGGTTTGATCGCGGGCTGCGGAACAGGTCCGGCGCCGCGGTCGGTCAGCGACGCCACCGGCACGGCCAGCACCGCGGTGACCGCGGCAGCAGCGACGACCGCGACGGTCAGACGACGGCGGCGTACGAGCTGGGTGTGCCGCCGGGGAAACGCGGCCAGGACCCGCTGCGGGTCGGGGGTGAGGTTCGCCTGCTTCTCCTGGGCGGCCCGGACGAGGTCTTCCATGGATGTGCTCATCACAGCTCTCCCTGCAGGACGGCAGCGGACGGCAGGGTTTCCCGCAGGGTCTGCAGGGCGCGGGACACCTGGGACCGCGCGGTCACGGCGCGGCAGCCGAGGACCTCGCCGATCTCCTCGTACGACATGTCCTCGTAGAAACGCAGCGCGACGGCAGCACGTTGCTTCGCGGGCAGCGTGGCGATCAGCTGCCACACGGCGTCACGGTCACCCCAGGACGAGCCGTGATCGGGGACGGAACCCGCCAGCACCTCCAGCGACTCCCGGCTCAGCGGGCTCGCCGCCCGGCGGCGCCGCCACGACAGGAACTCGTTGACGACCATCCGCCGGACGTAGGCCTCGGGTGCGTCGAGGCGGCCGATCCGCGCCCATTTCTGCTGGGCGCGGGCCAGCACTTCCTGGGTGACGTCCTCCGCCAGATGCGGATCCCAGGTCACCACCGTGGCGTAGCGCAGGAGTGCGCCCAGCCGCGAGGAGACGAACTCTTCGAAGGTCACACCGACTCAACGCGCTGCGAGCGGCAAAACGTTGAGATGCCTCAGTCGTTCGCGCCGATGGTGTGCGGCAGGAAGTTGCAATCGTCGCGCGTGACCAGCCCGCCGGTGCCGAGACCCTCGCGGATGCCCATGCCGGCCGGCTCGCCGTCGATCAGCCACGCGCCGATCACCGGGTGGACCGTGCCCTCCAGCCCTTCGAACGACGGCAGCTCCAGCAGCTCCTGCACGACGTAACGGCCGTCGGTGCCGTACTCGGAGGGGTTGTCCACGATGGTCACACCGTCCTTGATCAGCGTGACCGAGCCACCCTCACGACCCCAGACCGGCTTTTTAGCGTACGAGGTGAGCTTGGCGGCCGCGGACGATTCGGCGAAGTACGCCGGCAGCAGGTACTTACCGCGTTCCGGG
Protein-coding regions in this window:
- a CDS encoding SigE family RNA polymerase sigma factor, yielding MTFEEFVSSRLGALLRYATVVTWDPHLAEDVTQEVLARAQQKWARIGRLDAPEAYVRRMVVNEFLSWRRRRAASPLSRESLEVLAGSVPDHGSSWGDRDAVWQLIATLPAKQRAAVALRFYEDMSYEEIGEVLGCRAVTARSQVSRALQTLRETLPSAAVLQGEL
- a CDS encoding Gfo/Idh/MocA family protein — its product is MRFGLFGTGPWAHLAHAPALAAHPDVEFVGVWGRDPAKAAALAQEHGAKPYAEVDDLIADVDAIAVALPPDIQAGIALRAARAGKHLLLDKPVAFTPEAANEIVAAAKEHEVAGVVFFTRRFMPQIQEFIEQVRATEGWLEARIDHLGSIFQPGNPFGASVWRKEGGGLWDVGPHALALILPVLGPVAEVTALAGARDMTHVLLGHTSGAISTLTLSVDAPEALEREDAAFFGESGVATVPPVPWLPVEAFGRAVDDLISASKGGPASPLDLTFGTEVVTILAAAAESIRTGTTVKPA
- a CDS encoding DUF4383 domain-containing protein, yielding MVTDTRRRVVERTRDLTGPAALGLGVALVIVGLAGCLAVGRGSLLGLLQVTLPHNMFHLAVGTALVSAAILGPRPARVTATTAGLTFLGLGVAGLAGAPGVTPNGADIAFYLAFGLALTAVGRR
- a CDS encoding fasciclin domain-containing protein; translated protein: MRATKFTALTAALLFSASLAACGGDDAAEDTGSAAPATTTASAAPSMPASDSMANFGAGCAAVPTDASNPGSFDAMSQVPVATAASGNPLLSTLVTAVKKAGLVDTLNTAPALTVFAPTNDAFGKIPKADLDKVLADNKTLTSILTYHVVEGKLTPAELAGTHKTIEGGSVTIKGSGSDFKVNDASVVCGNVQTANATVYIIDSVLMPKS
- the sigK gene encoding ECF RNA polymerase sigma factor SigK, whose protein sequence is MTERGAARRPDHLSAVPEPTAGPPTDVGELLRAVARGDEPAFGRLYDLVAPRVYGLIRRVLRDPAQAEEVAQEVLVEVWRTAARFDAARGSATSWIFTIAHRRAVDRVRAEQASADRIMKVGIASVETPYDEVVDEVAGRLERQQVRHCLDDLTELQRQAVTLAYYQGHSYREVADLLETPLPTVKTRMRDGLIRLRDCLGVEVTA
- a CDS encoding SigE family RNA polymerase sigma factor, coding for MANGSDAEYTAYVHGRATALRRTAYLLCGDEHQADDLVQETITKLYARWPKISRQAENLDSYVHTILVRIFLDEKRRGWWKVRLGIPPDRPAPVVPAHDVEERAVLRTALSQVPPRQQAVLVLRFLCDQPIADVARVLGCSEGTVKSQTAHGLTALRRILGDRIHTLGSIR
- a CDS encoding anti-sigma factor — translated: MTTDIHALVGAYALDAVDDLERVAFERHVADCEGCRSELDELRETAARLADSTWSIPPPRLRTDVLAAVGRTRQLPPAESARPEPDSRAAVSRWRRYTAGAVAAGILAAGAGATSWAVQEQRVRDRSAVVAAAQLREARTESILSASDLVVRTASMTGGGRVTVASSAVQGASVVSLRADTAPSADRAFQMWKIRGTGPAVNAGVLPAGEASTVQVLDGVPGNDTFAVSVEPAGGSAAPTMTQIVAQVPLT